A segment of the Fusarium musae strain F31 chromosome 2, whole genome shotgun sequence genome:
AGGACGGTGAATGTGCAGTCCTCCTGATTCTGTTCGAAGCGACGTCGCAGACTGTGTCATGAGCTGTCAGTATGTGTTTGCGTGTCACTTCTATCGGGCGGTTGATAGTTACTTCTCCTTGGCGATGCGGTCGCTGCTCATGCGCTCGCGGGCATCATTAAGCTTTGCGATGACATATTGCGTCGCGACGTAACCGGCACCGATGACGCCCACGCCGACAGCAATGGGCGTACGATTGTTGCGCAGCCAGCGCCGAGCAGATGTGAACATGATTTTAAGATAATGGGGAAATACGCGATAGGTGAAACGGTGATGATCAATTGTTCTCAAGTTGTAACTGTACGTAAGGTATACCGGTCGATTCACCGAGGCAAAGGGTACCACCGCGTGAGCATGTGGACGTTAAGAAGCCGTTGAGAGTTCGGGTTCGGCCTGGGAGCTTCTCGTTGGGGTAAGGTTGGAGTTAGGAGAGTTTTGGGAGAAAAAAAATGTTCAGGGTTGGATGCCAGTGCCAATGCCAAcatgagcctgagcctcgGCCCTGAATATGGATCGAGGCTTTGataggtacggagtaggtatACCTTTAGTTACCCCGTGGTTGGAGTCGGTAGACGTGGccgaggtggaggtggagtttATGGTATGAAATGTGGCTGGTGAGATAAAGGATCTACCTACTAAGGTCCCTTACAGATTACTGTGAGCCGTATCTCCTGTGTGGCTGTGCTGAGGTTAGCTGGAGCACGGGGTAAGTGGGTAACGCCTAAACCGAtcccatgcccatgccccTCCCTTTTATGGTTCTCTCTCAGTGACGTTGTTTCATTTACGTAGTACTTACTTATCTCCATACCTTCGTATCTACATatctcagcctccttcttcaactccccGTCTCCTCAACCATGATCATAGCCCACAATCGACTCTACAACAGCACCGATAATATGGATCAACAAGAACCACCAGAGTTTATCCTCGACGTATTCGCCGACCCGCGCTCGGTTCGTGAGGTAGTCAAAGGCAAGTTTGGCTCTGCTTGCTTGttctcttgatcttcatcgtcatcctacCCTGGACATCCACCCCGCTATACTGGTGACGACAAAGAAGCGGCCATGCTCTCGAAATCATCATGAATGCGCCTCATTGACATGCCTTCTCACAGGAATACTGCATACCATATTCTTCAACCGATTTTTCCCTTCCATCGTCCCAAAAACCCGCGAGGTCCTTGACACGACGCTTCCCTAtgttgacgacgacgagcttGAGACTATGATAGATCAACGCGTCGCGGCACTTGAGCGTCAGATCGATGTCCAGCGCTCATCGGGTGGTGCTAACAGCGCCAGCACCGGAAGTGGTAACGGTGGGCGTGGTCAGCTCGTTGTCCAGTTTTTCGAGAAACGTCGTCGCAAAGCTTGGCTGTCCCGTGGCGACGAAGAGGTCTGTTGGGAGTGTTGGACCATCAAAGTCACTGTCGCCGAGCCAAGAACGGAGAGTGGTATGGGCCTCCTTCTCGCTataggaagaaaaaaaaaaaccccaAAAAACCAAGGGAATTGCTAATACGTGGTTTAGAACGTGCTAAAGTTCGACGAGCAATGGAGCAGACCCTGTCAGCAACAGCGATGAAGATTGTCGCATTCGTCAATACACACAAAGATCACATACCGCCCATCACAACCCAGGGTACTAACCCATTCCCCTACAAGATCAACATTGACCAAAAAGAGGCGGCAGGTTGGGCAACACGGATGCGTATATACTAAATGGTGAGCTCCGAGGAGTTTCACACTCCAAGATCCTTTGCGGCTTGCGGCGCTTACGTTGCCTCGACCTTGCAGTACCTTTGTAGACACAATTTCCACTGGGACACGGTCAATGAGGGACTTGTTGAATAGGCTACAGAAGTCTGGGGCTGACCAGGCTTGGTGAATGATATAGGAGATCCATTCTCTGGGATGAATAGATCAAAGGCGTTAAAGGAGTCATGACTAATAACCAGTATACATAGGTCATTCATAATTGATACCCCTTCCCAACAACATGACGTACGACTCGTATGCCTGCCAGTGACACACGAGAGAAGTGCCTCCGCCAAAACGAAGCCCAGATCGGGTGTCTCAGCCACTTGTGCATTATCTGAACGAAACACGGGATAATGGCTGGTCGAGATGCCTGGAGAGACAAGATCTGATTCATCGGCAATAAGTCACAGCGAGGCACACAGTATTGACTTTGCATCAGTGtagtaaatcttaataaGCACTGTCATTGAGGCCAAAGtgtaaataatagctaccaTACGTGGTCGCATGTCCAGACCGTTCCTCTCATTTCACTGCCCT
Coding sequences within it:
- a CDS encoding hypothetical protein (EggNog:ENOG41) gives rise to the protein MIIAHNRLYNSTDNMDQQEPPEFILDVFADPRSVRILHTIFFNRFFPSIVPKTREVLDTTLPYVDDDELETMIDQRVAALERQIDVQRSSGGANSASTGSGNGGRGQLVVQFFEKRRRKAWLSRGDEEVCWECWTIKVTVAEPRTESERAKVRRAMEQTLSATAMKIVAFVNTHKDHIPPITTQGTNPFPYKINIDQKEAAGWATRMRIY